DNA sequence from the Thermoanaerobaculia bacterium genome:
CTTTGGGTTCCAGGAGATTCTCTACAGCAAGCGCGATTGGGTGGCGACGGTGACGATGAACCGTCCCGACAAGTACAACGCCTACACCTATCGGACCTTGCAGGAAATGACGCAGGCATTCCGTGACGCTGCCTGGGACGACCAGGTTGCCGTAGTCGTGCTGACCGGCGCGGGCGAGAAGGCATTCTGCACCGGCGGGGACGTCAAGGAGTACGCGGAGAAGTACGTCGCCGCGCCCCGGGACTACTGGAAGTACATGGCCCTGTTCCGCGCGTACATCGACGCGATCCTCTCGACCGGAAAGCCGGTGGTCGCCCGGATCAACGGGGTCGCCGTCGGAGGCGGCAACGAGACCGTCCTCGCCTGCGACCTCGCCGTGATCGCCGAGCACGCGTCGGTCGGCCAGGTCGGGGTCCGCGTGGGATCCGTCGCGTGCGGAGGCGCCACGCAGTGGCTGTCGCTCGCGACCGGGGACAAGCGCGCGCGAGAGATGCTGTTCACGAACCGGCAGGTGCCCGCGCGTCAGGCCCTCGAGTGGGGCCTCGTCAACCGGGTCGCGCCGACGGTCACCCGCGAGGGCCGTCTGGTCGACGCGCCGTCGGCCGAGGAGATCGAGAAGGCGCGCAAAGGGCGGGACGGCTACGGGATCGATCTCTCCCGGCTCGACGCGGAAATCGACGCCCTGACCGCCGAGCTCCTCGCGACGTTCCCCGAGTGCGTGCGCTACACGAAGCAGCAGGCGAACTTCTGGAAGGACTTCGCCTGGTCGCTCACGGTGCGCCACGCCCAGGACTGGCTCGCGCTCCACTACACCGATTACGAGCCGCTCGAGGGCATGACGGCCTTCGCGCGCAAGCGCCCCGTCGATTTCGCCGCGGTGCGGGCGCGCGCGACGACTCCGGGAGGCTCGCCCGAGACGCCCTGGGGCGCGCACGTCGGGGAATGCCCGTCCTGCGGGGCCTCGGGGCTGCCGTCGACGTTCCGGTTCTGCGGAGTCTGCGGCGTCGAAGTCGCGGCCGCGGCCGTCACGCCGTGAAGCGGCGCGCCCTCCCGTTTCGCGGCCGCGTCGCCCTCGTGACGGGAGGCGCCTCCGGCATCGGGCGCGCCTGCGCCGAGCTCCTCCGGACGGCGGGCGCGGCGGTCGCGATCGTCGACCGCGACTCCCGCGCGCTCGCCCGCCTTCGGCGGCGCTTCGACCGGGAAGACCTCTACGACGCCGACGTCGCCGACGCTGCCTCCGCCCGCGCGATCGTCGCCGACCTCGTCCGCCGCCGCGGACGACTCGATCACCTCGTGCTCGCCGCCGGGATCTGCCGGGACGCGGTCCTCTGGAAGATGACCGACGAGGAATGGGACGCCGTGCTCGGCGTCGATCTCGGGGGGGCCGCCCACTTCGTGCGCGCGGCGGCGCCCACGCTGCGGAAACAGGGAGCGGGCCGGATCGTGCTCGTCTCCTCGATCAACGGGCGGCGCGGGAAGTTCGGGCAGGCCAACTACGCCGCCGCGAAGGCGGGGCTCGTCGGGCTCGCGCGCAGCGCCGCGCGCGAGCTCGCCG
Encoded proteins:
- the fabG gene encoding 3-oxoacyl-ACP reductase FabG, giving the protein MKRRALPFRGRVALVTGGASGIGRACAELLRTAGAAVAIVDRDSRALARLRRRFDREDLYDADVADAASARAIVADLVRRRGRLDHLVLAAGICRDAVLWKMTDEEWDAVLGVDLGGAAHFVRAAAPTLRKQGAGRIVLVSSINGRRGKFGQANYAAAKAGLVGLARSAARELAASHVTVNVVEPGFTETPMTGRLPEAVRQRALAEIPLGRAGSAADVAAAVGFLLGEGASHITGVSLPVDGGQGMGG
- a CDS encoding enoyl-CoA hydratase-related protein, coding for FGFQEILYSKRDWVATVTMNRPDKYNAYTYRTLQEMTQAFRDAAWDDQVAVVVLTGAGEKAFCTGGDVKEYAEKYVAAPRDYWKYMALFRAYIDAILSTGKPVVARINGVAVGGGNETVLACDLAVIAEHASVGQVGVRVGSVACGGATQWLSLATGDKRAREMLFTNRQVPARQALEWGLVNRVAPTVTREGRLVDAPSAEEIEKARKGRDGYGIDLSRLDAEIDALTAELLATFPECVRYTKQQANFWKDFAWSLTVRHAQDWLALHYTDYEPLEGMTAFARKRPVDFAAVRARATTPGGSPETPWGAHVGECPSCGASGLPSTFRFCGVCGVEVAAAAVTP